In Alphaproteobacteria bacterium, the genomic window CATCGCCATGTCCTTGCCGATGATGCGCCGCCGCGCCGCGGCGGGGAGGCCGAGCAGGTCCTGGCCGTCGAAGACCATGCGGTCGGCGCGAATACGGGCCGTCGATTGCAGCAAACCCATTGCCGCCAGCATGGTGACCGACTTGCCGGAGCCGGATTCGCCGACGACGCCGAGAACGTCGCCGGGGTCGACACTCATATCGACACCGTCGACGGCGCGAAAACTTCCGGCGAGGGTCGGAAACTCGACCGACAGGTTGCGGATTTCGAGCAGCGCCATCGTTTCAGCTTCGCTTGAGCTTGGGGTCGAGCGCATCGCGCAGCCCGTCGCCCATGAGATTGAACGCCAGCACGGTGACCAGTATGGCCAAGCCGGGGAAGGTGACCACCCACCACGCCCGCAGGATGAATTCGCGGGCGTCCGCCAGCATGGTTCCCCATTCCGGGGTCGGCGGCTGGGCGCCCATGCCAAGGAAGCCGAGCGCCGCGGCGTCCAGGACCGCCGATGAGAAGCTGAGCGTCGCCTGGACGATCAACGGCGGCATGCAGTTGGGCAGCACCGTACTGAACATCAGGCGCAGGGTCCCGGCGCCGGCGACCCGGCTCGCCGTGACATAGGTCTTTTGCATTTCGGTGAGCGCCGACGCGCGGGCCAGCCGGGTGAAGTGCGGGACGAAGACGACGGCGATGGCGAACATCGCGTTGATCAGACCGGGGCCGAGGATGGCAACGATGACCAAGGCCAGCAGCAAGCTCGGGACGGACAGGATGACGTCCATCACCCGCATGGTGACGAACTCGGTGACCGGCCGGAAGAAGGCGGCGGTCAGGCCGAGGACAATGCCCAACGACAGCGACAAGGTGACGACGACGCAGCCGATCATCAACGAGAACCGCGCGCCATAGATCAGCCGCGACAGGATGTCCCGGCCGGTGGCGTCGGTGCCGAGGAGAAACGTCCAGCTCCCGCCCGCCTCCCAGACCGGTGGCTGGAGGAGCGCGTCGCGATACTGCTCGTTGGGCGGATGGGGCGCGACCAACGGCGCGAAGATCGCCAGCAGCGTTATGATCGCCACCGTGACCAGGCCGGCGACCGCGCCGCGATTGTCGCTGAAATAGTACCAGAACTCGCGCAGCCACGAAGGTGGCGCGGAATCGGCGCGGCCGGTCTGCGCGGACGATTTCAGGGCGTCGTCAGCCACGACGGATCCGCGGGTTGATGAGGCCATAGAGCAAGTCGACAATCAGATTGACGATCATCACCAGGCTGGCGATCAACAGCAAGCCGCCCTGGACCGAGGGATAATCGCGGCGGAAGATCGAATCGACCAGCCATTTGCCGACCCCGGGCCAGGCGAAGATCGTTTCGGTCAGGATGGCGCCGGCGAGCAGCACGCCGACCTGTAGGCCGATGACGGTGACGACGGGTATCAGCGCATTGCGCAGCGCATGCAGCCCGACCACGCGAGCCGGCCGCAGCCCCTTGGCGCGCGCCGTCCGCACGTAGTCCTCGCCGAGCACTTCGAGCATCGCCGAACGGGTCTGCCGCGCGATCACGGCCAGCGGTATGGTGCCGAGCACGATGGCCGGTAGGATGAGATGATGGAGGGCGGACAGAAACGCGCCCTTCTGATCGGACAGCAGGGTGTCGATAAGCAGGAACCCGGTCACCGGCTCGATATAGTAGAGAACGGCGATACGGCCGGAGACCGGGGTCCAGCCGAGATAGCCGGAGAAAAAGATGATGAGCAACAGCCCCCACCAGAAGATGGGCATCGAATAGCCGGTCAGCGCCACCCCCATGACCGTGTGGTCGGCCACCGAGCCACGGCGAACGGCGGCGAGCAGGCCGGCCGGCAGGCCAATCCCGATGGCGAATATGATCGCCGTGACGGAGAGCTCGAAGGTCGCCGGGAACAGGGTCAGGAATTCGTCGAGGACCGGCCTCCGCGTGACCAGGGATTTGCCCAGATCGCCGTGCAGCAGGTTCCACAGATAGCCGAGATATTGTTCCGACAACGGCTTGTCGAGGCCGAGCCGGGCCATCAACTCGGCGTGGTGTTCGGGGGACAGCCCGCGCTCGCCGGCCATGACCTCGATCGGATCGCCGGGTATCAGATGGATGAAGGCGAATCCGATCAGCGTGACGCCGATGAAGGTCGGCAAAATCAACAGTGACCGGGCCGCAAGATAGCGCAGCATGGCGGGGCGCCGGCGCCGCGGCCCCAGCGAAACAGATCAGGCGTTTCGTCGGGGCCGCGCTACCTGGGCGCTTATTCCTTCAGGTCGACCCCGTAGAAGACGTGCCCGCCGAGGGGATCGATGCGGAAGTCGACGACGTCGTCGCTGACCGGCTTGAACACCACCGAGTGGGCGATCGTTACCCACGGCGCCTCTTCCTTGAAGATCAGTTGGGCCTGCTCGTAGAGCTTGGTCCGTGCCTCGAGGTTGGGTGTCGCCTTGGCTTCGAGGAGCAGATCGTTGAACTCCTTGTTGCACCAGCGCGCGCGATTGGCCCCGTCCTTGGCCGCCTCGCAACCGAGCAGGACGAACAGGAAATTGTCCGGATCGCCATTGTCGCCGGTCCAGCCGAGCAGCACCGTATCGTGCTCTCCGTTCTTGGATCGCTTGAGGTATTCGCCCCATTCGAAACTGACGATCTCGGCATCGACCCCGACCTTCTTCCAGTCCGCCTGGATCATCTCGGCCATGCGGCGCGCGTTAGGGTTGTAGGGCCGCTGCACGGGCATCGCCCAGATATTGGTTTTCAATCCCGACACCCCCGCTTCCTCGAGTAGCTTCTTGGCCGCCTCGGGATCATAGGGGTAGTCGACGACATCGTCGTTGTACGACCAAATCGTCGGCGGGATGGGGTTCTTGGCCGCCTTGCCCGCGCCCTGGAAGACGACGTCGATGATCGCGTCCTTGTTGACCGCCATGTTGAGCGCCTTGCGTACGCGTTTGTCGTCGAACGGCGGCTTCTCGGTATTGAAGGCGAGATAACCGACGTTGAGGCCTTCCTGTTCAAGGACGTTGATGCCGGCCTCCTTCTTCATGGCATCGAGGTCGGCGGGGTTGGGATACGGCATCACCTGGCATTCGCCGGCCTTGAGCTTCTGGTAGCGCACCGAAGCATCCGGCGTAATGGCGAAGATCAAATTGTCGATCGGCGCGGCGCCGGCCCAGTAATCGGGATGGGCCTTGTAGCGGATGACCGCGTCCTTTTGATAATTGACGAGCTGGAAGGGTCCGGTGCCGACCGGGTTCAGGTCGACTTTCTCCGGCGTTCCGGCGGCGCGCATCTTGTCGGCATACTCGGCCGACAGAACCGAGGCGAAATCCATGCCCATGTTGGCGATGAAGGGCGCCTCCGGCTTGTTGAGCACGAACTTGACGGTGTTGTCGTCGACCTTGTCGACCGATTTCAGAATATTCGGCATATCCATCGAGATGAAATATTCGTAAGAGCCGCCCGACACCAGGTGATCGGGGTGGTTGGGGTCGAGCTGGCGCTCGAAGGTATAGACGACGTCGTCCGCATTGAAATCGCGCGTCGGCGTAAAATCGTCGGTGGTGTGGAACTTCACGCCCTTGCGCAGGTCGAAGGTGTACTCGAGGCCGTCGTTGGAGACCGCCCACGATTCGGCCAGCGCCGGGACGATGTTGGTGGTGCCGCGCTCGAACTCGACCAGACGGTTGAAGACGTTGCGCGAGGATGCGTCGAACGTGGTTCCGGCGGAGAACAGCGACGGGTTGAACCCTTCCGGGCTGCCTTCCGAACAATAGACCAGGTTCTTCGCCGACGCGCTGCCGGCCAAAAGGCCGCCCGCCAGCATGACGGCGACCGCCAAGGTGCTCACCGGGAATGTCTTGTTTGGGCGTTTCATCGTGCCTCCCTCTCGCATGCGATATCGGGTTTGTTCCTTTCGGCGGTCCGGTGACCGCTGATAATCTGAGACTCAGCACACATGGGATTCGCGAAACTGTCAACGGTGGAATGACGGCGCCGGGGGTAACTTCGTGCTGCACCGCCTGAGCGCCATGCCGGCGATCGACGGACCGCCGATCGGCACCGCTGCGGCGGGCTATCCGAACAATCGCATGCGGGCGTGGAAATAGAGGTCGAGAAGCGGCAGCATGCGGCGATCGCCGGCGAGGAAGGGCACGGCGGGAAAATCGACGCCGTCGAATGCGGTATCACCTTCGGTCGTGCCGAGAACCTTGTGGGCGATGCGATAGCCGAGATAGGGCGCCATGGCGACGCCGGAGCCGCAATAGCCGAGCGCGTAGTGGATGCCGTCGCGGACGCCAAGATGCGGCATGTCGCGCCGCGTATAAGCAATGTGCCCGGTCCAGCTGTGCGTGATCCCAACGCCGTCGAGATCGGGCATGAGTCCGATCAGGTAGCGGTAGAGGCGGCGGCCGGCGCGCTTGGGGTCGATCGCGTGGAGCGCCGCGCGGCCGCCAAATAGAATGCGCCGCCCGTCCGGCGACGGCCGATAATAGCCGTGAACCGCCCTGTCCTCGACGATCATGCTGCCGCTGGGAAACAGGGCCTGGACCCGGTCGGCGGGCAGTTCTTCGGTGGCGATGATATAGCTCGACAGCGGAATGATGCGTCGCCTCAACGACGGCGTCGCGGCGCCGGTATAGCCGTTGGTGGCGACGATGACCGCGCCGCCGCGGACTGATCCGCGACCGGTTTGGATGACGAACCCGGAGCCGTCACGGGTCACCGTGGTGACCGGTGTCGCCGCCGCGACGACGGCGCCGGCGGCGCGGGCCCGTTCGAGCAAACCGTCGTGGAACAGACCGGGATGGAGGCCCCCATGGCGATGATAGACGCATCCGCCATGGTAGAAATCGGTCGCCACGTGCCGGCGCTGTTCCGCGCGCGGCGCCATATCCGCGTCGAGGCCGATCTTGCGGCGTAGCAGGTCGATCTCGCGGGCCGCCGGCTCGTAATCGACCGCGCGGCAAATGCCACGAAACCGGCCGGTACGGCGGAACTGACAGGCGATCTGCTCGCTCTCGATCAGAGCCGTCGTGAATTCCAGCGCATTGCCGCCTTCGCGCAGGATGGCAACCGCCCGGCTCTCGCCGTAGCGCGCCGCCAGCGAAGCGAAGCTCAAGCGGTGACCGCTGCCGATCATCCCGCCATTGCGCGAACTGGCCCCGGCCCCGGAATCTCCCGCCTCGCACACCAGGACGCCGCGGCCCGCCCGCGCCAAGGTCAAAGCCGCCGACAAGCCGGTGTAGCCGGCGCCGATGACCACGACGTCGACCTCGGGCGGCAATTCCGCGGGAACGACGGCGCGACGGGGCGCGGCCTCCCACCACCACGGCGTCGTCTTCAATTCCTCGTCACAAACAGACACCTTGCGCCTCGGGTCAGGTCATTGTCACACCAAGCTCCCACGCCGTCGCCGTACACTGGATTCTAGAGTGTTATGTGTTCATGTAGAATCAATTCTGTTGCGGGTTGGGCGCGGCGGCCCGCAAGGCGCCGTCCGAAACGCGATGCCGACGCATCGGGTGAGGACGGCAACGACGCGGAGGCCCGCCCGAACGCAACCCTGTCGGGCCGGGGCCGTTTTCGCCATGACGGCGTCAACCGCCTCGACCGCATTCGGGATGTGCTCCGCGGCGATTTTCTGGTCATGGCGAGAAATGCCTCCGGCAGAATGGTGCTACATGAACGCATAGCGCTTTGGACTTGGTCCAGCAAAGAATGTTGAACAGAAATAGGTCTTTAGCTTGCGTTGGGACGCCTTCGTCGGGCATGATGCGGCCGGTTGGCGGGCGTTAATAAGGGTATTGCTTCAAGGGAGACGACAGGCTTCCGCTGTCATCGGGCACGGAACGGAATCGTTTTGCGGCGGTCCACCCAAAATCCTACTGGAGGGAAGGAGTAGCAAATGAACCGGTTTGCGGTAACGGCCATAGGTCTCATGCTTCCCGCGGCGAGCGCGTTCGCGGCGGCGCCGGCGGCGATCGAGACTTGTGACGAACGGTGCGCAACCTCGCGGCCCGCGCCGGTCCAGGTCGCCACGATCTCGTATTTGCTGATGGCGCGCGGCGTCGATGCCGCGGCGCCCGTATCGCCGCCTTCGTCGCTGATCCGTGTTCAGGCGACCGAAGAGCTGCCGCCCGCCCCGGAGGAAGAGGCGGCCGCGGCCGAAGGCGCCAAGCCGCCACCGAATTGGGAGCCCAACGGCGACATCATCCTGAGCGTTCAACGCACCTTAACGACCTTGGGATACGATCCGGGACCCTTGGACGGCGCGATGGGACCGAGTACCACACGCGCAATCCGAAGCTATCAGGATGAGAGAGACATCGAGCAGACCGGAGAAGTCACCTACGAACTGGTCCAGCGCCTGGAGGCCGAACTCGAAGGTCAGGGCGGCTCCGAGGCTGTTCAGGAAACCACCGAATCACCACCCCCAGGCGCAATCGAGGAGCCGGAGATCGTGATTACCGACGATCCTTCGACTTACGACCTTGGTGACCTGGAGGATCTCAACACGTTCGATTGATCGTGCACGACCAAGTCAAAATCGGGAGACGATGTGATGACTACTAAACCTGGCACCGCCAGGCGGTGGGCCAAGGGCGCGGCGGTTGCCTTGGCCGGTTTGTTCGCCGCCACATTTGTTTTCGGCATTACGCCGGCGGCGATTGCTCAGACCGAGCAACAGCAACCCGCTGCCGCCAAGGACGGCGAAGACGGCAACGGCGAGATCACCGGCGATCGTAAATCACCGCTATTGTCGATCCAGCGCGAGCGCGAGCCCGTGGTCGTCCCGGTCGCCTGTGCCGAGGGCATCCAGAAGGACGTTGAACTTCAGCCCGCCGATGCGTCCGTGACCTTCACCTTCAACTGTCTGTGCAGCGAGGATGCGAACGGACTGAAACAAGCGATGATGCGCTATAGGGACGACTATCTTCGGGTCTACCGTGGCGAGATCAAGCTCGACGACATGGGCACGGCGAGCGACTATTTCTCCGAAATCGCCTTGCCGTTTTCTAGCGACGGCAAGGGCGGCACCGCGCTGACACTGCTGTTGGAGCCGGGTCAGAAACAAGAGCGGACACTCCACTGTTACACCTCGGAGGATTTCAAGATCATCGACGATTGGGCCAAGTACATCATCTTCGGCAACTAAGCGTCGGTGGGCGAATAAGCAGATTGGAGTTGCGGTGGTGACGGCGTAATGCAACGCGGCATCGCATTCTGGCTTCGCACCCTAGTCGCATTGACGGTGGCGATGGCGGCCGGGAGCCTGTCGGCGAACGCTCAAACCTCGACGACCGGGGCCTCGGCTCCGGTTTCGCGGAGCGGAGACGCGCGCGCGCCGTACGTCGTTCCCGACATCATCGAGCCGCCACAGGCCAAGCGCATACGGGTCTCCGCTCGGCCGGTGGCCCGCGGCGAGATCGCAATTTTCGATCCCATCGCCATCCGGGTGGGACCGTTGCGGATGGCGCCCAAAGAATCGGGATTCCCCGATTTGCTGGCCCTGTATTTGAGCGCGACCCGGCAAAAACGCGACATCGAGGTGCCGCCTGCGACCGAGATCGCGGTTTCGGGTTTGCGCGCGCCGCCCGACGCGATCAGCATCAGCGCGCCGTTGGTCGTCGGCGCGGCGATCGAGCGCACGGAGGCCACACCGCCGTCAATCGGCAATTTGGTCGCGCTTCCGGTCCTGTCGGCGAAGCGGCAATTATCCGACCTGGATGTCACCGATCCGGAAACGCTTTCGGTTGCCGCACAGCGCGGCGTCCCGGGAACGGTCGCGGTCGGGGATCCGGTCCTTGCCGATGTCGCCGCTAGCCGCCGGCCACTTTCGGTCGCCGACGCGGAGGCGGCAATCGCGGCCTGCAGATTTGAATCGATACGCAATCATCTTCGGCGCCTGGTCGGCATGAGCGATCAGATCGACCGGGACGGCCGCAAGGTGGTGGCCGAGTTGTCACGGCTCAATCGTGCCAATACCGCGTTCGAAACCGCGCGCCTGCGCTATGAGGAAGGCAAGCTCGACGAAGCCAAGACGCTGTTGGTGTTGGCCGAGCAGACCCATTGCGAAGAGCGCGAGGCGGACGTCGAAGCCGCCTTGGCCAAGATCGAGCGCCTCAACACGGTCCTGGCCCAGGTCGACCGTGCGATCGAGGCCTGCAATATCCCGGCCTTGACCTCGCTGCGCCAGCAACTCGCCGGGCAGACCCATGTCTTGCTAACCGGACGCGTCGAGACCCTCGAGAGCATGGCCGAGCCGGCGGCGATCGCGGCGCAAAAGAGCGCGGCGGCGGGAGCGGCGTTGGTCGCCGGCCGGCTTGAGCAGGCGGCGACGGATCTCACGGAGGCGGAGCAGCAACTCGCAAGCATTACCGATGTCCAGCGTTGTCTGGACGTGCGTCAGACCGTCGCCGAGCAGCGCCGGGAAGTGGATCGGCAAATGACACTGGTCGCCAGTGCCGACGGTTCGGTTGCGGCATGCGACATCAATGCGATGACCGCCCTCAGCCGCCGGCTCGAAGCGGAGACCGGTAGCTTGCTGACGAGTAAGAAAGCGGCGCTCGACGCCGTCAATACGCCGGCCGCCGCGGCCCGCGCGTTCGCCACCGGTGCCCGGGTACCGTTCGAAAAGGGTGAGATCGATGACGCCGAGGCGATGCTGCGCGATGCGGAATCGCGCCTCGCCCTGATCGAAGACCTGCAGCTGTGCCCGTCGATTCGCGACAGCGTCGCCCAACAGCTGGCGGAGATCGATCGCGTGGGCAACCTGGTCGTCGATGCTGACCGGGCAATCGCCGCCTGTGTCGTCGCCGATCTCGGCGACATCGGCGATCGCCTAGTGAAAGAAGAGCACATCTTGCTCACCGCCCGCGGCGGCACGATCGGCAATATCGATGACGCGGTCGCCACCGCGCGCCGGCTCGCCGACACGGCGGAGAACCAGTATGTCGAGGGCAATCTCGATGCCGCCGAGGCACGCGCCAACGAGGCCTTGGCGAGCCTTGCGACGATCGCCGAAATGACCCAATGCGCGCCGATCCGGACGCAGGTCGCGAACCGGCTCGACAGCATCACCGACGTCCGCGGAAAACTGGCCGGCGCCGACCGCGCGATCGCCGCCTGCAACGTGCCGGATATGAGAGCCTTCGCGGCCCGGCTCGAGGGCGCCGATCACACCCTCCTGGTCGCCAAGCGCGCCGCCCTGCTCGACATCGGCGCCCCGGTGGCCGATGCCAACACGCTCAACGACGGTTCGGTCGACCATTATCTTGCCGGACGGCTGGACGACGCCGAACAGACGCTGAAAGACGCCAGCGACCGATTGGCGCGGATCGAGTCGTGCGCCCCGCTCAAGGAACAAATTGCTCAGCGCTTAGGCAAGATCGACCGCATGCGCACGGCCCTGTCCCGCGTCGATGAGGCGATTGCGGCCTGCGAAATTCGGGCGATGACGGCCATGGGGTTACAATTGGAAGGTCACGGCCATACATTGCTGGCCGGCCGCCTGACCCGGATAGCCGCCGTCAACACGCCGGCGACCGCGGCCCATAACCTTAGCGAACGGGCGCGCTCCGCATTCGACGCCGGCGACCTGTCGACCGCGGCGATCGCCTATAAGGCGGCGGCCGAAGAGCTCGCAAAGATCGAGGACAATTTGTGCGACGGCATGCGCACCGGCGTCACCTCCCAACTGGCCACGATCGAAACGACATCGCAAACCCTTGATCAGGTCGAACAGGCGGTCGCCGCCTGCAGCCTGCCCGATCTCCAGGCCGTCGGCTCGACGCTCGAGGGCCAGACCTATGTTCTCCTCGCCCAGGCCGGCAACCGCGTTGCCGCCATGGCCGACCCCCTGTCGGAGGCCTTGGCCTCGCTCAAAGAGGCCGGCGAAAATTACGAGACCGGCAACCTGGACCGGGCCGATAGCCGGCAGCAACGGGCCGCCGATGCGCTGTCGCGGATCAACGGCGCGGTGTGCGGCCAATTGCGCCAGCAAGTAACCGCAACCGCCCAACAGATTGGCAACGTCCGCGGTCTGCTCGCTGACGCCGACCGGACCATGGCTGCCTGCGGTACCGAGGATTTGGACAGGTTGGCGGCGCGGCTCAGCTCGGTCGATCACCGCTTGCTACGCAGCAAGCAAGGCGAAGTCGATTCGTACTTTCGGCCTGTGAGCGCGGCGTGGAACCTGGGCGACGCCGCAAAACAACAGTATTTCGAGGGCAATATCGACATCGCCGAGGCGCGCCTCGGTGATGCCCGACGCGAGCTCGCGGAACGGCCCGAATGCGTCGCCATGTTCGAGCAGATCGAACGCCGAGCGGACCGCATCGAAATTTTACGCAAGACGCTGAAATATGTCGATGGAGCGATCTCGCTCTGCCACATTCCGGCCATGACCTCGATGAGTCGGCAGCTCGACGGACAAGGCCATGTTCTGTTGCGTAACACGAAGGCCGCCCTCGACCGGGTCATGGTCCCCGCTTCGACCGCCCAGCGGCGCAACGACGAAGCGTGGCCGCTATTCGAGAATGGCCAGCTGGTGGCGGCGCAGACCAGGCTTGAACAGGCGCTCGACCAATTGGACCAGATCGCGCAGATCGATCGCTCGCTTTGCCTGCCCCTGCGGCGCGAGATCGAGTCCCGCCTCGACGAGACCGACCGCGTGCGCAGCACTTTGGTGCTGGTGGATTCCGCCTTGTCGAGCTGCAACCACGGCGACATCGACCTGCTGTTGGCCAATCTCACCAACGCCAGCCACGTGTCCCTGGTTCGTGGACTTCAGGACCTCAAGGCGGGCCGTCTGCGGTGCGGATTGAGCGACGCCGAAAAGTTGGCCCAGGCCGAGGCGACCTGCCGCCAGAAACACTCGAACAGCATTGTCGATGAGTTCAATCCACAGACCGGCCGTTATACTTGCGTCTGCCCGAGCGACTACATGTGGGACCCGGCAAACGCCGCCTGCGTGAGCCAGGATGCGGTGCGCGAAGCTTCGAACCGGGTCTGCGAATCCGGTTATCCGAACAGCGTCGCCGTGCACATCCGCGGCCCCAACCAATTCGAGTGCAATTGCCGCGACGGCTACGTCTGGAACCAGGACGAGACCGGATGCGTCAGCGCCGACGTCGTGGTCCAGGATGCCGTCGCCATGTGCGCCAAAGAAGGCGGCTATCCCGCGGAAATCGAAGGCGCCGACCGTTTCACCTGCTGTCCCGACGGAACCGTCTGGAACCGCGCCCGACGCGAGTGCGTGCCGGCCGACGACGTTGGCGCCCAGGCAAGCGGCGGTGACCCGCAATGCCGCTGGGTGGCGAACACCGGCAGCGTTGTCGGCGACGATTACATTTGCACCTGCGATCAGGCCGAGCTGTGCGGACCGCCGCCGGCCTCGTCAGGTGTATCCGAGGCTCCCGCGGCCACCGAGAGCACGACCGCCGCTGCCGCCACCACGACCCCGACCACCGACGGCGATGACGGCGGCGAACCGGCCACCGACGGCGCCGACACCGTCCCGACCGCCGCGCCGGCGACCGGAGGCGAACCGGAGGGCGGCTTCGTCGACCGGGTCAAGAAAATCTTCGGCAACATTTTCTAGAGCGCTGATCGTTCGAACGCCCGATCCGCCTCTTCTCCCATTAGCGGAAAATTAGCGAAATCCCGCCACCATGGCCGCCGTTACCGGCATTTGGCCGGTCGGAGGATTTGCCATGGACGAGACGGTTTCCGGCACGCGCGCGCTTGACGCCCTTGCCGACAAGGGCGCGATCACCGAAGACGATGTTCGGGCGCTACGCCGCGACATCTTCGCCGACGGCGTCGCCGATCGGCGCGAGGCCGAGCTTATCTTTCGTATCGACCGCACGGTTCCGGCCAAGCACGAGTCTTGGAACGCGTTCTATGTCGAAGCGCTCACCGACCATGTGGTGTGGAAGGTAGAGCCGAAGAAATATGTCAGCGAAGAGAACGCGCGTTTTCTGATCGACAACATCTGCGCCGACGGCCGTATCGACAGCGGCACCGAATTGGAGTTGTTGATCAACGTCATTCATTGGGCACGTTCATGCCCCGAGGACCTCGCGGTCAT contains:
- a CDS encoding ABC transporter permease subunit translates to MASSTRGSVVADDALKSSAQTGRADSAPPSWLREFWYYFSDNRGAVAGLVTVAIITLLAIFAPLVAPHPPNEQYRDALLQPPVWEAGGSWTFLLGTDATGRDILSRLIYGARFSLMIGCVVVTLSLSLGIVLGLTAAFFRPVTEFVTMRVMDVILSVPSLLLALVIVAILGPGLINAMFAIAVVFVPHFTRLARASALTEMQKTYVTASRVAGAGTLRLMFSTVLPNCMPPLIVQATLSFSSAVLDAAALGFLGMGAQPPTPEWGTMLADAREFILRAWWVVTFPGLAILVTVLAFNLMGDGLRDALDPKLKRS
- a CDS encoding ABC transporter permease subunit; translated protein: MLRYLAARSLLILPTFIGVTLIGFAFIHLIPGDPIEVMAGERGLSPEHHAELMARLGLDKPLSEQYLGYLWNLLHGDLGKSLVTRRPVLDEFLTLFPATFELSVTAIIFAIGIGLPAGLLAAVRRGSVADHTVMGVALTGYSMPIFWWGLLLIIFFSGYLGWTPVSGRIAVLYYIEPVTGFLLIDTLLSDQKGAFLSALHHLILPAIVLGTIPLAVIARQTRSAMLEVLGEDYVRTARAKGLRPARVVGLHALRNALIPVVTVIGLQVGVLLAGAILTETIFAWPGVGKWLVDSIFRRDYPSVQGGLLLIASLVMIVNLIVDLLYGLINPRIRRG
- a CDS encoding ABC transporter substrate-binding protein — its product is MKRPNKTFPVSTLAVAVMLAGGLLAGSASAKNLVYCSEGSPEGFNPSLFSAGTTFDASSRNVFNRLVEFERGTTNIVPALAESWAVSNDGLEYTFDLRKGVKFHTTDDFTPTRDFNADDVVYTFERQLDPNHPDHLVSGGSYEYFISMDMPNILKSVDKVDDNTVKFVLNKPEAPFIANMGMDFASVLSAEYADKMRAAGTPEKVDLNPVGTGPFQLVNYQKDAVIRYKAHPDYWAGAAPIDNLIFAITPDASVRYQKLKAGECQVMPYPNPADLDAMKKEAGINVLEQEGLNVGYLAFNTEKPPFDDKRVRKALNMAVNKDAIIDVVFQGAGKAAKNPIPPTIWSYNDDVVDYPYDPEAAKKLLEEAGVSGLKTNIWAMPVQRPYNPNARRMAEMIQADWKKVGVDAEIVSFEWGEYLKRSKNGEHDTVLLGWTGDNGDPDNFLFVLLGCEAAKDGANRARWCNKEFNDLLLEAKATPNLEARTKLYEQAQLIFKEEAPWVTIAHSVVFKPVSDDVVDFRIDPLGGHVFYGVDLKE
- a CDS encoding FAD-binding oxidoreductase, giving the protein MSVCDEELKTTPWWWEAAPRRAVVPAELPPEVDVVVIGAGYTGLSAALTLARAGRGVLVCEAGDSGAGASSRNGGMIGSGHRLSFASLAARYGESRAVAILREGGNALEFTTALIESEQIACQFRRTGRFRGICRAVDYEPAAREIDLLRRKIGLDADMAPRAEQRRHVATDFYHGGCVYHRHGGLHPGLFHDGLLERARAAGAVVAAATPVTTVTRDGSGFVIQTGRGSVRGGAVIVATNGYTGAATPSLRRRIIPLSSYIIATEELPADRVQALFPSGSMIVEDRAVHGYYRPSPDGRRILFGGRAALHAIDPKRAGRRLYRYLIGLMPDLDGVGITHSWTGHIAYTRRDMPHLGVRDGIHYALGYCGSGVAMAPYLGYRIAHKVLGTTEGDTAFDGVDFPAVPFLAGDRRMLPLLDLYFHARMRLFG
- a CDS encoding peptidoglycan-binding protein; the protein is MNRFAVTAIGLMLPAASAFAAAPAAIETCDERCATSRPAPVQVATISYLLMARGVDAAAPVSPPSSLIRVQATEELPPAPEEEAAAAEGAKPPPNWEPNGDIILSVQRTLTTLGYDPGPLDGAMGPSTTRAIRSYQDERDIEQTGEVTYELVQRLEAELEGQGGSEAVQETTESPPPGAIEEPEIVITDDPSTYDLGDLEDLNTFD